In Leishmania braziliensis MHOM/BR/75/M2904 complete genome, chromosome 23, one genomic interval encodes:
- a CDS encoding putative beta propeller protein codes for MITDWTLPLRKVPTHATKDPSIAWNTVHLCYEQRFFGQITSLRYDHAGLLLGGTSTNQFALLRVPQKNGVVVNEQTERKNYSIRFREDDKLYIQAVDQRVVVRSPETAFERQYLGHSRDVRSAIFIGRHNFASASDDTTVKLWDLMSDDELGAARIHTDYVRCLEPYSGGSFLSGSYDHRVNLWDPRTGMDAPLQTSGGVITQAVEALCFVPNEEIVAVGAGDRLVIFDPRKGLGTPLFQGSFHTKSVVAVAYSEKLRSLLTGSLDCRVKMFSLNGSELRCIANKRFENGVTSLAVHPSSTEYAVGSTTGELSVYRFKEAEGLVDDVPEEFVLEREKPRSKEQVMRDKMKEVQFLLGRYQYGKALKTALYSRHPDVLVSTFEELVRRGALHIALNNQNDRTVVRVLRFATHYVEMPQFTDTMFAVFETIFDIYSAYVGKSVFFHREILSAQKKIGASLAVMQRMERTMGIMEMIVHSE; via the coding sequence ATGATCACTGACTGGACTCTACCGCTCCGCAAGGtgcccacacacgccaccAAGGACCCCTCAATTGCGTGGAATACGGTCCATCTATGCTATGAGCAGCGTTTTTTCGGTCAGATCACGAGTTTGCGCTACGACCACGCCGGTTTGTTGCTGGGAGGCACTTCCACAAATCAATTTGCGCTCCTGCGTGTGCCTCAGAAGAATGGCGTAGTCGTAAATGAGCAGACAGAGCGCAAGAATTACTCCATCCGCTTCCGAGAAGATGACAAGCTTTACATTCAAGCTGTAGATCAGCGCGTGGTTGTGCGGTCCCCGGAGACCGCGTTCGAGCGGCAGTATCTAGGACATTCGCGGGATGTGCGCTCCGCCATTTTTATTGGACGCCACAACTTCGCGTCCGCGAGCGACGACACGACAGTTAAGCTATGGGATCTGATGAGTGATGATGAGCTCGGTGCGGCTCGTATTCACACCGACTACGTGCGCTGCCTTGAGCCGTACTCTGGTGGCTCGTTCTTGAGCGGGTCCTATGATCACCGAGTGAACTTGTGGGACCCCCGAACCGGCATGGACGCGCCGTTGCAAACCTCAGGGGGCGTCATTACGCAAGCGGTGGAGGCACTGTGCTTCGTGCCAAATGAAGAGATTGTGGCTGTGGGTGCTGGCGATCGCCTGGTCATCTTTGACCCACGCAAGGGCCTCGGTACACCCTTGTTTCAGGGCTCATTTCATACCAAGTCAGTTGTTGCGGTGGCCTACTCGGAAAAACTGCGCAGTCTCCTCACCGGATCGCTGGATTGCCGCGTGAAAATGTTCTCACTTAACGGCAGTGAGCTGCGCTGCATTGCGAATAAGCGTTTTGAAAACGGTGTGACATCGCTGGCTGTTCACCCTAGCTCGACGGAGTACGCCGTGGGTAGCACCACAGGCGAGCTCAGCGTATACCGCTTCAAGGAGGCGGAAGGGTTAGTGGACGACGTTCCGGAAGAATTCGTTCTGGAAAGGGAGAAACCGCGGTCGAAGGAGCAGGTTATGCGAGACAAGATGAAAGAGGTTCAGTTCCTCCTCGGACGCTATCAGTATGGCAAAGCGCTCAAGACCGCTTTGTACTCCCGACACCCCGATGTCCTCGTTTCCACGTTTGAGGAGCTTGTGCGTCGAGGCGCGCTGCACATCGCGCTGAACAACCAAAACGACCGAACTGTTGTGCGCGTTCTTCGCTTTGCCACTCACTACGTCGAGATGCCGCAGTTCACGGACACAATGTTTGCCGTGTTTGAGACTATTTTCGACATCTACAGCGCCTATGTGGGCAAAAGTGTCTTTTTTCACCGCGAGATTCTGAGCGCACAAAAGAAGATCGGCGCGTCTCTCGCGGTTATGCAGCGCATGGAAAGGACTATGGGCATTATGGAGATGATTGTGCATTCGGAATAG
- a CDS encoding peroxidoxin → MLRRLATKCFQRNVQCRGFAATSPVLNMDYQMYRTATVRDPAPQFSGKAVVDGAIKEINSNDYKGKYIVLFFYPMDFTFVCPTEIIAFSDRYLEFEKLNTQVIAVSCDSEYSHLAWVNTPRKKGGLGEMKIPVLADKSMEIARDYGVLIESAGIALRGLFVIDKKGTLRHSTINDLPVGRNVDEVLRVVEAFQYADENGDAIPCGWTPGKPTLDTKKAGEFFEKNM, encoded by the coding sequence ATGCTCCGTCGTCTTGCTACCAAGTGCTTCCAGCGGAATGTGCAGTGTCGCGGGTTCGCTGCTACTTCGCCGGTTTTGAATATGGACTACCAGATGTACCGTACGGCGACTGTCCGTGATCCTGCGCCGCAGTTTTCTGGTAAAGCTGTGGTGGACGGTGCAATTAAGGAAATCAACAGCAACGACTACAAGGGCAAGTACATTGTACTCTTCTTCTATCCAATGGACTTCACCTTTGTTTGCCCGACAGAGATCATTGCCTTCTCGGACCGCTACTTGGAGTTTGAGAAGCTGAACACGCAGGTCATTGCCGTTTCGTGCGACTCTGAGTATTCTCACCTGGCGTGGGTAAACACACCACGCAAGAAGGGTGGTCTCGGTGAAATGAAGATCCCGGTACTGGCGGACAAGTCGATGGAGATTGCGCGTGACTACGGTGTTCTGATCGAATCTGCTGGCATTGCTCTTCGAGGACTCTTTGTGATCGACAAGAAGGGCACCCTGCGTCACTCTACGATAAACGACCTTCCAGTAGGTCGAAACgtggacgaggtgctgcgcgtggTGGAGGCTTTCCAGTACGCGGACGAAAACGGTGACGCGATTCCATGCGGATGGACTCCTGGAAAGCCCACACTGGACACCAAAAAGGCTGGCGAATTTTTTGAGAAGAATATGTGA
- the CYP11 gene encoding putative cyclophilin 11 encodes MSRMSVPPKVGKRPDIAMENTNPKVFFDINIDNKPAGRIVMELYADTVPKTAENFRALCTGEKGKGRSGKPLHYKNSVFHRVIPNFMIQGGDITRGNGTGGESIYGTTFRDESFSGKAGRHTGLGCLSMANAGSNTNGSQFFICTAATPWLDGKHVVFGRVINGLDVVKKVERLGSSSGKTRSRIVVSDCGELAGDKTKAQLQQHQQQKQQPAKASVGMRPVTDTKAVEKKLVVSSPVAEAKKALCAKKDALPRANASSEAKKRIREVNEDEARLVRLREKKAKLAALRSSAEGNE; translated from the coding sequence ATGTCTCGTATGAGTGTGCCGCCGAAGGTCGGGAAGCGGCCCGACATCGCCATGGAGAACACCAATCCAAAGGTTTTTTTTGACATCAACATCGACAACAAGCCAGCTGGCCGCATCGTCATGGAGCTGTACGCTGACACGGTCCCCAAGACGGCCGAGAATTTTCGAGCTCTCTGCACAGGAGAAAAAGGCAAGGGCAGGAGTGGCAAGCCCCTGCATTACAAGAACAGCGTGTTTCACCGCGTCATCCCGAACTTCATGATCCAAGGCGGCGACATTACTCGCGGAAATGGCACTGGCGGTGAGTCCATCTATGGCACGACTTTCCGGGATGAGTCGTTCTCTGGGAAGGCCGGCCGACACACTGGGCTTGGGTGTCTTTCAATGGCCAACGCAGGTTCCAATACGAACGGGTCACAATTTTTTATTTGTACTGCGGCCACTCCGTGGCTCGATGGCAAGCATGTTGTCTTTGGGCGTGTCATCAACGGCCTTGACGTCGTGAAGAAAGTCGAGCGGCTAGGATCGTCCTCTGGAAAGACGCGCAGTCGCATCGTGGTGTCCGACTGCGGTGAGCTGGCGGGTGATAAGACAAAGGCACagttgcagcagcaccagcagcagaagcagcaacCGGCTAAGGCATCTGTGGGCATGAGGCCGGTCACTGACACAAAGGCTGTGGAGAAAAAGCTCGTAGTTTCTTCGCCAGTCGCCGAGGCGAAAAAGGCTCTCTGTGCAAAGAAAGATGCACTACCACGGGCAAACGCATCAAGTGAGGCGAAGAAGCGTATACGCGAGGTGAACGAAGACGAAGCACGGCTGGTACGCCTTCGTGAGAAAAAGGCAAAATTGGCTGCTCTGCGTTCGAGCGCTGAAGGAAATGAGTAA
- a CDS encoding agmatinase-like protein has product MFTKFLSRVRALPPRSGDWANKLGPVALMGYSGGAHMSSTKLLNHFYESPRDCDMYAELTFHEPGPVECPPETVIFLPVIQCGEMLNDTNEPSGVTEDDWYVALTEATTELLEKGYVPVSAGGDGSATLAMIEAYKRLFQSSEVVLIHFSSKPSLERAEQPIRVLLEKDLLKGVVEIGNRCVSSGDRKIRKQNKIMYMDIQAIYAKGLFCIRDIRNDYPVFLSIDADVLDPAFAPAVQSPVSGGLSIRDLLHIMAGIRGPKVAGIDIHGYHPTLDVCRGDGLGLTQMALAKVLKESIVKAYTISTQTAEEGLERVRMLQRQGTLSDNPYPDH; this is encoded by the coding sequence ATGTTCACCAAGTTTCTCTCCCGCGTGAGGGCGTTGCCGCCAAGATCGGGGGACTGGGCCAACAAGCTGGGGCCTGTTGCTCTCATGGGCTATTCGGGAGGAGCGCACATGAGTTCAACGAAGCTGCTGAACCATTTCTATGAGTCTCCACGAGACTGTGACATGTATGCGGAGTTGACTTTCCATGAGCCCGGCCCTGTCGAGTGTCCACCGGAGACGGTCATTTTTCTCCCTGTAATTCAGTGTGGTGAGATGCTCAATGACACAAATGAGCCCAGCGGTGTCACCGAGGACGACTGGTACGTAGCTTTGACGGAGGCAACGACGGAGTTGCTGGAGAAGGGCTACGTACCAGTGAgcgctggtggcgacggGTCAGCGACACTGGCCATGATTGAGGCGTACAAGCGGCTTTTCCAGTCAAGTGAGGTGGTTCTTATTCACTTTTCTTCGAAACCGTCTCTTGAAAGGGCAGAGCAGCCGATTCGTGTCTTGCTTGAGAAGGACCTGTTGAAGGGTGTTGTCGAGATCGGTAATCGCTGCGTCTCGTCCGGCGACCGCAAAATACGCAAGCAGAACAAGATTATGTACATGGATATTCAAGCCATCTACGCGAAGGGGCTATTTTGCATTCGCGATATCCGCAATGACTATCCCGTTTTTCTTAGCATTGACGCTGATGTATTGGACCCGGCCTTTGCACCGGCCGTGCAGTCGCCTGTGTCTGGGGGTCTCTCTATACGGGACCTCCTTCACATCATGGCCGGCATCCGAGGCCCCAAGGTAGCTGGTATTGACATCCACGGGTACCACCCTACTCTCGACGTGTGCCGTGGCGATGGACTGGGGTTGACGCAGATGGCATTGGCAAAGGTGTTAAAGGAATCGATTGTCAAAGCGTACACAATCTCTACGCAGACTGCAGAGGAGGGTCTTGAACGAGTCCGCATGCTGCAACGACAGGGTACGCTGTCTGACAACCCGTACCCCGACCACTGa
- the GDPMP gene encoding GDP-mannose pyrophosphorylase, protein MSAPDGQGMRAVILVGGFGTRLRPLTLTTPKPLVPFCNKPMIIHQIEALKAVGVTEVILAVAYRPETMKAELDEWSQKLGISFVFSVEEEPLGTAGPLGLARDILLQDDKPFFVLNSDVTCRFPLQELLSFHQAHGGEGTIMVSQVEQWEKYGVVVYSPQTYQIERFVEKPKKFLGDRINAGIYIFNKSILKRIPPCRASIEKEIFPVMASEGQLYAFNVEGFWMDIGQPKDYILGMSKFIESLVSSGCETEQLRTEAKEHQNGSRFAVVGASLIHPTAKIGDGAVIGPHASIGANCVIGESCRINNAAILDNTKVGKGTIVVCSIVGWNSRIGSWCHIEGTSVLGDDVEVKDGVVLVGAKVLPNKDVGDHHFEPGIIM, encoded by the coding sequence ATGTCTGCACCAGACGGCCAAGGAATGCGGGCGGTTATTCTGGTGGGCGGCTTCGGCACTCGTCTCCGTCCGTTGACGCTGACAACGCCGAAGCCCCTCGTCCCGTTCTGCAACAAGCCGATGATCATTCACCAAATCGAGGCATTGAAGGCGGTTGGCGTTACAGAAGTGATTCTAGCTGTGGCGTACCGGCCGGAGACGATGAAGGCTGAGCTGGACGAGTGGTCACAGAAGCTCGGTATTTCCTTCGTCTTCTCTGTAGAGGAGGAGCCACTCGGCACGGCCGGCCCGCTTGGTCTCGCGCGCGATATCCTGCTGCAGGACGACAAGCCGTTTTTTGTGCTGAACTCCGATGTCACTTGTAGGTTTCCGCTGCAAGAGCTTCTGAGCTTTCACCAGGCGCACGGTGGGGAGGGCACCATCATGGTCTCGCAGGTGGAGCAGTGGGAGAAATACGGTGTTGTCGTGTACTCGCCTCAGACCTACCAGATTGAGCGTTTTGTGGAGAAACCGAAGAAGTTTCTTGGAGATCGAATCAACGCCGGCATTTACATCTTCAACAAGAGCATCCTGAAGCGCATTCCTCCCTGCCGAGCGTCCATCGAGAAAGAGATCTTTCCTGTGATGGCGTCAGAGGGTCAACTCTACGCGTTCAACGTGGAGGGCTTCTGGATGGATATTGGCCAGCCGAAGGACTACATTTTGGGCATGTCCAAGTTTATCGAGTCCTTGGTTAGTAGTGGCTGCGAGACGGAGCAGTTGCGCACGGAGGCAAAGGAGCACCAGAATGGTAGCCGCTTTGCTGTGGTCGGCGCTTCTCTGATTCACCCCACCGCAAAGatcggcgatggcgccgtcATTGGTCCCCATGCTTCGATTGGCGCCAACTGCGTTATTGGCGAGTCGTGCCGTATCAATAACGCTGCCATCTTAGATAACACCAAGGTCGGCAAGGGTACCATTGTGGTTTGCAGCATAGTGGGCTGGAACAGCCGAATTGGCAGCTGGTGCCACATCGAGGGCACGTCTGTGCTCGGCGATGATGTCGAGGTCAAGGATGGCGTTGTCCTCGTTGGGGCCAAGGTGCTTCCCAACAAGGATGTCGGCGATCACCACTTCGAGCCTGGGATCATCATGTAG